The Paenibacillus pabuli DNA segment CTGCTTGGTTGTGGTGAGCATGAAGCCAAAGCCGGGAATCCTATTGTATTTGGACGTGGTGGAAGAATGTCTTTGCTTTGGTTGGATCGATGGGATAAAGAAAAAATTGTCTGACACAGAGCTTGCACAGAGACTGTCACCCCGAAGCAAAAACAGTTCCTGGACTGAATTGAACAAAGAACGGGTCAGGCGTCTTGAAACGTTGGGATTCATGAGTGATGAAGGAAGAAAGGTGCTGCCGAACATGGAAGGGGATTCCTTTCGCATAGCTGAGGATATTGAGATCAGGCTTAGAGAGGATCAAGAAACATATAAGAATTTCATGGCTTTTCCCGCCCTCTATACAAGAGTACGCATTGATACGATACAGAGCGTTAAGAATCACCCTGCAATGTTCAATCACAGATTGGATAAATTCATTACACACACTAGAGACAACAAAATCTACGGTCAATGGAATGACGATGGGCGCCTTCTGAATTACTGAATGGTATAAACCTGCGTATCACACGGAAGTGATGTGGGACAGTCACCAATCTGCCTCTGGCCGATATCCTATAGGTAAAAGGAGGACTGTTTCATGTCGCTTTTGTATCAACCTTCTGAACTGGAGAACGACAATGCTCCTCTGGAAGCATGGAAAAAGGATGCGTACTGTTTGTTTGCCTCCAAAATGAGTGATCGGGAAGCACGTTTCCCTTGTATTCCAGCGACTCAGGCCTTCGCCATGGGGCATCTCCGGTATGGTTTTGTTTCTGGCTTGGATTGCGAGCCCGTTGATCGTAAGCTGGCAGATATCATTTCGGAATACGGCCGGGCATCGCGTTCTTTTGGTGAATATTCATCCCTGATTGTCTTTCTTGAATTAACGGATCAGTCAAGATCGGTTTTGGAGTATGAATCGGTATTCTGGCAGCTGTTAAGCCAGGTCAGTAATCTGGATGTAAAGCCATGGCCCGAAGATATTCCGGAGAACCCGGAGAATCCCTTATGGGAGTTCTGTTATGATGATGAACGATATTTCGTCTATTGCGGGACCCCGGCTCACATTTCCAGGCAGAGTCGAAATTTTCCTTATTTCATGCTCGCAATGACGCCTCGCTGGGTACTGGACCAATGGAATGCTCACCCCAAGAAAGCTGCAGCCATTGGGCCCAAGATTCGTGAACGACTTGCAGCATACGATGCCGTACCCGCTCATCCTGAATTAAAACAATACGGTTCGCAGGGGAATCTTGAATACAAGCAGTATTTCCTGAGAGATGATGCTACCTCCCCTTCACATTGTCCTTTTCTTCGCGCTCTTCAAGCGGAAAAGATTCAGGAATAGAAGTGAGTTTACCCTTCCTTGTCCTAAACGTGCTCTCCTCCGAATAAGCTGTACTCTGCAGATATTAGGAGGAGTGTCTCAGTAACCGGATTCAGGAAAGGGAAATGAATATGGAAATGGAACTGTATATCAAATATGTTCTGATCGGACTAGCTATCGCCATGCCTATTGGAGCAATCACCATAGAGATGGCCAAACAGGGCTTGAAAAATGGCTTCATTCACGGCTGGGCAGTTGGTTTGGGCGGAATGACCCTGGATACGTCTTTGATTCTCGCCATGTATTTTGGATTTGCCTCCATCCTTTCCCTCCCTTATGTTCAGATTCCTCTCTGGCTTGTTGGAGCCGGGTTTCTTGCCTATCTCGGCTATGACTCGATCCGAAATGCAGATCAGGATATCACGTCAGCCGACGCGAAGGTGAAGAAGTCCTTTTGGAAGACATACCGTAACGGCCTGCTTGTTGCCATCTCCCCGGGTAATCTGATCTTTTGGGTATCGGTCTTCGGAGCCGTACTGTCTGATTCATATCGTTCTGCCGGGAAGGAAAGTTTTGCTATTGCGGCTTGCGGGGTGCTGTGCGGCATTTTAATCCACGACCTGGGTCTGGTCACCCTGGTTTCTGTCACACGAAAAGTGATGAGCCCGCGAATGATCCATTTGGTTTCTGTTGCTGCAGGTATACTTCTGCTCGGTTTTTCGCTTTATTTTTTGTATGAGTTCGTACTTTCTCTCTGGATATATATTCAGTAATAGCCTTGGTTGGTTGGACAACCCCGATCCATAGGAAGAATTCTAAGATAGATAAGGAGCCCAATTAATGGGTTCCTTTTTTGTTGTGGCTTCAAAAGGGTTGCTTCTTGATAGCGCTATATCACTGTTTACAGGGCAAAAAGCAAGTAATGAACACCGGCGCAACGGATGACTACTCGCTGTAAAAGCCCGCTACTCCGGGCTCTAATGAACATCTCCACAATCAAGGACTATCGACGGTAATTTTATCTCTCCACTATGATACAGCTATGGTTGTTGCATCCCCATAGGAGAATCTTGAGGAAAGGAATGAAGTCAGATGCAAAGAAATACAAAAGCCACAACACTCATGTTCCCAGCCTCCAGAGCACCAACGCTGTTAGGCAGAATGGTTAGAAACCGTTGGTTGTATTTCATGCTTCTGCCCGGCCTGCTGTACTTTCTTCTATTTAAGTACTGGCCCATGTATGGAATACTCATCGCTTTCAAGGATTACCAACCATTCCTTGGCTTCTGGGATAGTCCTTTTGTAGGGCTCAAACATTTTGAGCGTTTGTTTAACGATCCTAACTTTATCGTTCTTTTCCGGAATACGCTTGTCCTTGCCATGCTCAACATTTTGTTTTTCTTCCCCCTGCCCATTGTTATTGCACTCATGTTAAATGAACTTCGCCACCACTTGTTTAAGCGAACCATTCAGACACTGGTATATATCCCACATTTCATGTCATGGGTAGTTGTGGTGGGGATTGCTTACATCTTCTTAACTACAGAAGGCGGAATTGTAAATGATCTTCTGGTGTACTTTGGCTGGGAGAAAATAAATTTTCTGGCAAGCAATGAGTGGTTCCGAACCATCGTTACCGCTGAGGTGATCTGGAAAGAAACCGGCTGGGGCACGATCATTTTCCTTGCGGCCCTGTCAGGGGTCGATCCGCAGTTGTATGAAGCGGCCCGGATGGATGGAGCAAACAGACTTCGTCAGCTATGGCATATTACCCTGCCTGCCATTCGCAGCACCATCATCATTCTATTGATCCTTCGCCTGGGGAACTTCCTGGACACCGGATTCGAACAGATCTTCCTAATGCTCAACGCCATGAATCGTGAGGTCGGAGAAGTGTTCGACACTTACGTATACTCCGTGGGGATTAGCCAAGGGCAATACAGCTTCAGCACGGCAGTTGGTTTGTTCAAGTCTTTGATAGGTTTGGTGCTTGTGGTTGTAGCCAATCATTTGGCCAAGAGATTTGGCGAGGAAGGAATTTACTAAGGAAGGAGCTCATCATGGAATGCCTATTAAACCTAGCGTGGGAAGTCGGGTTTTCGATGTACTGAACATCATGCTGTTGACTGTGTTTGCTATGCTCACGGTACTCCCCTTCGTTTACGTTATTGCCGGCTCCTTCGCCACTCAGAAGGAATTATTGCTGCGTGGGTTCATTTTATTTCCAACAGAGTTTACACTGGATGCATACAAGTACATTTTCTCGACCCCCACTCTTGTCAAAAGTTTGCTTGTTACCATCTACATTACCGTGTTCGGCACACTGATTAACATATTTTTGACCTGTTTAATGGCCTATCCCTTAGCTCGCAGGGACATGGACTTCCGCAAGCCGATTCTCATGCTGATCGTATTCACGATGTTGTTCAGTGGCGGCATGATTCCAACATTTCTTGTGGTCAAACAGTTAGGTATGATCAATACGTACTGGTCCTTGCTAATACCAGGAGCCATCAGTGCTTTTAACTTGATCATTATCCGCAACTTCTTTCAGCAGCTTCCCGAGAGCCTGGAAGAGTCAGCCAAGATCGATGGATGCAATGATTTGAGCGTATTTTTTCGCATCGTGCTCCCTCTTTCCATGCCGGCAATTGCCACCTTCTCGCTGTTTTATGCTGTAGGGCATTGGAATACTTACTTTAGCGCTGTGCTCTATATTAACGATAACACCAAATGGCCAATTCAGGTGCTATTGCGGCAGTTCGTTATTTTGGCCTCTGGCGGTATTGGAGACTCCACTGCAATGGAATCCGACTATGTTTCCCCACCGGAACAATCCATTAAGATGGCTGTCATTGTTGTTTCTACTCTGCCGATCCTGCTCGTATATCCATTTTTGCAAAAGCATTTCGCCAAGGGTGTATTACTCGGTTCTGTGAAAGGTTGACCGTAACTTAAGCAATGAATTCACGATTAGGGGGATTATATATGAAAAAACAACATCGAAAGTCATTGATTAGTACTGGAGCTCTCATCGCTTCCTTAAGCTTAATCATCACAGCTTGTGCCGGGAACAACTCCAACGAGGCTCAAGGAACTGGTGCGGGCGGTGAGCAAGGAGCTCTTCCCTTGACCATGATGCTGCCAACGTATAGTGCCGAACAGATGAATGCGAACAGCTCCATATTGGCTTTGCTTGAGGAGAAAACGAATACCGATCTAACCGTGTCCTGGGTCCCCTCCTCATCCTACACGGATAAATTAAGTGCTACGGTTGCCTCCGGCGAGCTGCCCAAAACTTTTGTTGCATTGGAGCCAAAAGCATCTTTTATCATCAATGCTGCCCGGTCGGGCATGTTCTGGGAATTGGGACCATATCTCAAAAGTTATCCAAATCTGAGCAAGATGTCTGATGTTGTGTTAAGCAACTCATCCATTGACAACAAAATCTATGGCCTGTATCGCGAACGGGATATTGCCCGTTTCGGTTTGATGATCCGCCAGGACTGGCTGAACAATCTGGGACTGGAAGCTCCGAAGAATGTGGATGAACTTTATGAAGTTTTGAAAGCGTTTGCTACAGAGGATCCGGATCAAAACGGCAGACAGGATACCGTCGGTCTTGCGGTAGGTATGCAGGGGAATAATATCGCTGGATTCAAGGACATCTTAGTGTATCTTGGAGGTCCAAATGAGTGGGAACTGAAAGACGGGCAGTTAATCCCTGCTCACATGACCAGTGCGTATATGGACACCCTGAAGTTTTACAAGAAATTGTATGATGAGAAGCTCATCAATCAGGATTTTGCGCTGGTTCAGGACGGTCGGTCTGTGATGTACAAAGGCAAAGCCGGAGTATGGATTGACAATATGCTGGATGGCAAAAACATCGAAGAGAATATCAGGAAGGTTACACCCGATGCCAAAATTGATCTGATTAACCGGATCTCCGGCCCGAATGGAGACGCCACGCGAGCAGGCACAGGTTATTTGGGCATGTATATGATTCCGAAAACGAGTGTCAAAACCGAAGATGAATTGAAGCGAATTCTTGCCTACTTCGATAAGGTATCGGAGAAGGACATGCAAAACCTGCTGAAGTATGGCGTTGAAGGTAAACAGTACACGGTGGAAAACGGAGAATACAAGCAGAACCCGGATCCTAAATTACGGGCAGAGATGACGGATAGCAATCAGTTTATGATCTTGCAGGATCAGGTGGAAAACTTCGGTACCGAACTGGAGAAACTCAGCACCGAGTTGTTCAAAGACAACGCCACCTTTGCCATCCAGAATCCAGCCTCTCCCTACATCTCCAATACCGCCATTGAGCTGGGCAATGAATTAAACAAGATCATTCAGGATGCCACGGTCAAATTCATTATGGGCACCGCCAGTGAAGCGGATTGGAATCAGGCAGTGGAGAAGTGGCTGCAAGGCGGCGGAAGCAATATTATTGAAGAGATTAATGCGGATTACGCCAAGTCTGCAAAAAAGTAATATCTGGTTTGATCTCCTAATTCGATTAAAAGCCCCTAGGACGATGATCTTGATCTCAACTCATCCTGTGATCCTAGGGGCTATTTTTCTATGAGTTGTATGGGAACCGTCATTGTTCTTCCCTGTACTTGCCGGGCGTAGTTCCTGCAATTTTCCTGAAGGAGCGAATAAAATTGGCCGCGTTATTGTATTGCAGGCGTTCTGAAATTTCAGCAATTTTCATATCTGTCTCCTTAAGCCATCGCTTGGCCATATCCATCCGATACATTGTCAGATACTCTCCAAAGTTAACCCCCGTTTCCTGACGAAACACACGACTCACATAATGAGGGTGATAATTGATTCGTGCTGAGCAACTTTCCAACGTTAACTCCGAATCGAACTCCCGTTGAATCATGTCGATGATGGCTTCCGAAATATGCTTGAACTGCGTTTCACGGCGATTTTCGAGTTCCTGGGCGTATGGCACAACAAATAATGTCCAAAACCAGGACTCCATTTCAGTAACGTTCCGCAGTTTGAATAAAGTATCAATTAATGAAGACTCGTCTCCCTCAAGCCCTTCCATTGGAATAGAAAGTTCATGACCGAATTTAAGGAAATTCACCAGCAGCCGCAAGAGTGACAAATGGTAATGCTGAAATGGTGTTTGGGCCGGAAACAGGTCCTCCATAAATTTTTTCAATTCGATCTCAGATTGAGCCAGGTTTCCTGCTCGTATGGCATCGAATAGCGCCTGCTCTCGGTCATGTGGAAACATGCCCGGATCATTCTTCTGTGGCTGCACGTCATCAATAAACAGAATCGACTCTTGTCCAAGTCCCACACTGAATTTCAGTGATGTCATGGCTTCATTCAATGCATTCCTGGCATGGTCAAAAAAGTGAAACGGACGGCTAATACCGATACTAACCCGTATTCCCAGGTATTGGGCAATCGCCTTCTGGGCGTTCAAAGACAACATGAATAACTCTTCCTTGAGCTCGGCTCCCGCTTTGGATGACCCGATTAGGGTAACTTGGTAATCGGTGGTCACCACCGGTACCAACCTGTTATCGGAGGGTATTAGTTCACCGACCATATTACTGATTGCAAACAACAGTAAGTCTCGATTCCTCTCCTCGTAGCGGGTACCTTTGAGGGTATCCATCTGGATCGCCACCAGGCTCATGGACGACCATGCCCGCTGCACGCCATACAGTCCCAATTTCTCTTCAAAATCGGTATGGCCAATCTCACCCTTTAGCAATTTATGCATAAAAAATTCTTTCAGCTGCAGTTGTTGGCCCTGTAGTTCGTTCATGACAACGGAGTGATTGCGGATCAGATCGTTTACCCGCTCTCCAATAACTTGCAGCTCACCAGCAGCTTTCTCCCTCCCTGCTTGCGGGGAAGCTACAGCTGCAAGGGTTGAATAGATGGATTGAATCGGGCTGTACATTCTCTTCGATCCGAACCAGGCCAGAACGAGAGTGACCAGCAATATCAAAAAGCAAACGAGCAAGGTAATCCAGCCAATGATCTGATTCTGTTGATTTACTTGTTCGTTAGAGGCAACCGATACATAAATCCAGCCATTGTAAGAGGATTTACGATATGTGACGGTTACCTTCTCCCCCTCAAGCTTCGATATATACTGCCCGGCAGTCGCATCAGTTTCTTTAAGCCTTTGAAGATAAGACTCTCCCGACATATTGCTTCCCGGTGATGAACCTCTATCACTTCGATGGATAAGCCTATAATCACGATCCAATATGAAAGCGTTTGCTATTTTTCCGTTTTGAACGGATAACGTTCTTCGAATCACGTCGGGAGACAGCGCTACACTAATCAGTCCTTTTGGATTCGCAGCGTTAAACGGGTACTTTTTTACGAAATAGACAGATTCCAACGAATCCGGCTGATTGTCATGCCCTCTGCTCCAGAAAGAGCCAGCCTGCTCACGAGAAAATAACTCAAGTTGTGACTTGAATTCAGGGGAGCTGTACTCATTCACACCTGTGCTTGTGACCAGCCATTTCTTGTTCAGACTGTACAAATAGATTTCCTTAATCCCGAGCTCATACGTTTGAATGGTAGCAATACCCTTATACAGCTCATGAACCATTTCAAAATCCTGATTCGTAATCGGCTTGGTGAATGCCTGTCTAACGATCGGAGACTGCAAAAACTGCGTTGCCGAGTTATCTACGGTTCTCAGCATTTGCTCTACACCCATCTGCGTCTGCTGCAGTAACAATTTATTACCTTCATTCACCTTTTCCTGAACGGTCAAGGAGGAATTATAGTAGGAAAAGGTACCGAGAACAATTACCGGGAGAGTTCCTATGATAATAGAGAATAACAATAGCTTCCATAAAAAAGAAAGGGAACGTAATTTCATAATGCCTCCTCAATGATTCCGGTTCATTACATTATTACATTAGTTCCCAGATGAGGATACGTCAATCCTTTTTAACTTCACTTGTTAGTTAGAATGACTATGGGATGTTCCCTTGTTTAATAGATAAATGAAAAATCCCCCTACGACGGATCGATTCTGAAAATTCATTTGTTGGCCGGTAAGGGTATCGTACCAATCGGTTACGGGTACACGGCTTGTTGTCTCATTCATGAATTGCCATAGTGGCAAGATCATCTGTTCAAACTGTTCTTTCGTTTCGCTCATGAAGGCACACCATACGAGCCAATCGGATTTGGTATACGTATCCCGGCTATCCAGAGGCGTGCCATACCGGTTTTGTTTTTGCTTATAATGGTTGAGTTCTCTCTCAGCAACCTCTTTGGGAAACAGGTTAAAGTCCAATAGACGATCCCACACCAGATTGTACTTCATACTCCATGTTTCGTCTTGGCTGTCAAACGTCAGCTTGTAGTGATCATCGGCTTCCGCCATGTATACCCACTCTTGTGCCATCTTTGCGGCCGCTTCACGATATAAGGTCTCCTCCTCCCGCATTCCAAGCTGTTCACACATATAAGCGTAGGCAGCAATGCCTAATATCGCTTTGATGGACAGGTTTGCATTGTGTGCAAGGTGGCCTGCGAAGTCATCGGTGCACAACTGATTGGCCGGGTCCAGACCATGCTGCAGCAGATATGATGCCCATTTCTTCAGATGTTCCCAGTGCTCACGTGCAAATTCTGCATGCTTCTCAAACTTGCTTACCGCCGCCGCCATCAAAAGCATGTTCCCACACTCTTCGATCGGCATCTGGTATTCAAGTTTGTTCTCGCCATAGACCTGGCCGTTCGCTTGGGGGTAAGTCCCCACGTCATGGGGTGCAAATTCGAACGCCCACTCACTGCTCTTGGCATATTTAAAGATTGGACGCATCATGCCTTTGACCATTTCCGGATTATATCTTAGAAACAGCGGAATCGATGGGTAGCTAACATCCACCGTAGCAATACAGCCATTACTGAAGTTTTCTTTGGAGAAAAATAATACGCTGCCATCGTAATCAGCAACCAGTTTATGTGCAGCAATCGCTTGCCGATAAGTGAGGGCCAGTATATCTCGATACGAATCTCCCCCTGCCGCCTGACTTTCTTCCAGGAGTTCACGGTTGAAGATCTGGCATCTCTGACTTATCTCTTCATATTGTTGTCCTGCCATGACCAGCATATGATGAAAGGTCATTCCGTCCTTTCTCCAGTAAGCGTTCAAGGGTTGATGAAAATATTCGATCGAGTGAATGTCATCATACGCTAACAGCAGATATCGGCAAGCCGTTTCTTCTTCGACGAGTCCCATATCCATTTCCACCGCCATAACAGGCATATTTTCAGAGACAGCCCTTGGGTTATATTCATCCTCTTCTACCTTCAACTGGCCTGTTCGAGCATAATGCACACGGCCTGATATCGAATGATGAACCGCTTTGCTATGGGGGGATAGAGGAACCACCAGATACATATATCCCCAATCTATTCTCGTATCATCGCCAGCAAGCTTTAGAATCGGCTGTTCAACCGTTCCCATGGACAATGCATGAAATTGATTGTCGATCACAGAAGATGACCAGGTGACTTGTTGTGATGCTGTATTCACACACCATTCGCCTGTCACATCAAAATAGATTTTCACTTCGTGTTTCCTGTGATCGATTGCACGAACATGGAAGGAAATATACGTCACGGGTCTCGATAACAACTCAAGATCATCCAATAATAGCGGCGTGGTAAATTGAACGTCCAGCTCGATGCCTTCCCCCTCAAAAGTATACCGAGTTGTTACTGGCTCAACAGTCAGACTCGTTTGTACAAGTACGCCGGGTTCCAATACATTTGCAGAACGATCATGTAGACCTATTTTCCCCATAAATCTTCTGATCTTGCCATCGATCACGGCCATGCCTACCATTCCCTGAGTTTTGTTGGTCCAGTGCCGAGTGTGATCTTCATAGAGTTGGTCGGCCGCTGACCATACGCTAAAATAGGGGTCGACCGTTACCAACGGCACAGCTGGTGGCCTGAAAGTCGTTGTCATGATTCACCTCTCCTTATTTAACTTATTTCTAATTAAAACAATATATCTAAGCACATCATCAACTTCATATTGGTAGCCGCAACTAACCCAAAAGGCTCCGCTGCCTTCTCTGGAAGGCATGGCAAAGCCTTTGGATTCTTATTCTTTGCTTTCAACCAATATCTAAATCAGTTCGGCATCTGGACGGTTACGACTTCCTTTCCTTTCAAATTATCGTTGGTAAACTGCATCGCCTGATCGTATCCGGTGTTCCTCAGTTGGTCCCTCAACTCGTTAATAATGCTCATGGCAGCTTCATCCGATTTTGCAAAAACGGCTTCTTTCCAAGCATCTCCCATCCGGTCCATGGATGGCTTCAACATTTCCCATTCAGGCGCTTTGGTGATGACATCACCCGGATTATAAGCTGTAATCACCTGTATCCCATTTGGACGAAGTACCTTTCGAGCATGATCCATTGCATCCACTCTATCCTGATCTGCCCAGATGTCCCCACCCGCGTACGAGTTGATGCGATCAAGTCCTGTTAACGATTCCAAACCAATGGAAATACCTACGTTTTTGCGAACTTTACCGGATTGATCCGCTGCGAATTTATCAAACCATTCCTTATTGGCTACAGGCTTGCCATCCTTCAAATCCCAATGAACACCTTGTACTCCGTAACGGGACAGCATAAAACCCTCGTCAGAGGCCATGTAATCCAAAAACTTGAGCGCTGCATCTACACATGCGCCTTTGCAGTTTTTGGTAATAACCGTTACGTTGTTGCCCTGAATGCCAAGATCCACGGGTCGACTCGGGTCGACATCAGCCCGCTCTAATGGACCGACAGGGATGTAATCGCTTCCAGGATGTGAGGTTACATATTCCTTGGAAGCATCCAAAATGGCCGGGTAATGTGCCGCAAGGATAGCAATACGACCTTGATTAATTTTTTCTTTGGCGATCGGATCTGTCTGGGTAAAAACATCAGGATCCAACAGCCCTTCTGCTACCATTTTACGATAGAACAACATATATTCTTCGTAACCTGGAGTGAAGAAACTGTGCTCCAGCGTACCATCGCCTTTGTCTACGTAGCCAGCGCCCGAATAGAACATCGTATTGCCAATACCTACAGACCAGCCGTTACTGAATCCGCCCAGCGGAAACACGGGCTGCCCGTTCTCCTGCAGGTTGGCGTCTTTGATTTTTTTGAGAAAGGCATAAAAATCCTCTTTCGTTACCACCGACTGCGGGTCCACACCGACCTTTTCGGCAATGTCCTTGCGTACATAGAACCCGTATAGCCAATCAATACCGTCTTCGTTTGTAGCAGGCTGGTTCTGCAAAAGCAGATACTTTTTCCCGTCATACGCATTAATCGCTTTTTCATACAAAGCTGGTGGTACATTTTCTTCCGCAATGGATTGGGCCAGGTTAGGATAATTGTCCAACTTATCAGATATATCGACTAATTGACCTTCTTTGGCTGCCTTGATGATTCCGTCAAGCTCGCCTCCCCAAGCAGGTCCGGTATATATATCTGGCAAATCCTGCGTGGCGAAAATCTGATTTACCTTTTCTGTCTCACTGCCTTTGGTATATTCCCACTCCAGGGTCACCCCGGTCTTTTCCTTAATGACTTCCTCTATAGGAGTGATTCCATTGTCCGACCCACCAGAACCATTCCAATTGTGCAGTATTTTTAGCGTGGTGCCATTACCCTCTCCATCGCCTTCTCCATTCTCTGATGAATTCATACAACCACTTAGCAAACTTCCAGTCATAATGGATACAAGCAATATGGACATGCCTTTCGACCAAATCCTATTCAAACCAATCGCCTCCTGGATATGGATATCAATGAATCACGGTAGAGTCTAGGCAGGTAAGTCCGTTATGATCAACCTTTAACCGAGCCAATCATGACCCCTTTGACGAAATAGCGTTGCAGAAACGGATAGATGCACAAGATGGGGAAAACCGTAATGACAAGCAGGGCCATGCGCATGGATTCGGGTGTTGCTCCGGCCCCACCGACTCCGCCTACCGTCTGGCCACCTTGCTGGGCTGCTCGCTGCATGGAATTGGATAGTGCTTCCGCTTCCGTCAGCATTTCTTGCAATAAGGTCTGCACCGGGATGAGATCTTTGTTGGATACGTAGTAGGCACCAGAGAACCAGTCATTCCAATGGGCTACTCCGATAAATAGTGAAATGGTTGCGAGCACCGGACCCGAAAGAGGCAGGATGATTCTTACAAAGATCTGGAAATCGCCATATCCGTCAATGCGGGCAGACTCCTCCAGTTCCTCCGGTATACCTTGCAGAAACGTACGAATAATGATGATATGCATGAAATTGAATAGCAGAGGCAAAACGTACACCCAAAAGGTATTAATCAGATGCAGCTTTTGAAGCGTAATAAAGAACGGAATGAAACCCGCACTGAAAATCGTGGGCAAAAAGATGTAAAAAGTAAAAAAGGAGCGGCCGGGCAGCGTTTTTTTGGAGAGTGCATAAGCCATTAGGGTACACAATATGACATGCAGGAACGTACCCAGCACGGTGCGCATGAGGGTGATTTGGTACGCTTTCCAGATCCGTGCATTATCAAAGACCTCGGCATAATTCTCCAATGTAAACTTCCGGGGCAGAAAATAAATCGCCCCTTGCATGGAGTCCTTACCTTCATTTAACGAATAGGCCAAAATATAAATAAATGGATATATCATGGAGAAACCAACCAACGCAAGAAAGGTATAGTTGAACACCGAGAATACAGACCATTTTCGTTCCATATCTTCACCTCCTTAGAACAGGGATACATCACTGACTTTGCGAGCAATGCGATTAACAGTAAGTACCAGGACAAGTCCAATAATACTCTGGAATAGCCCGACCGCTGCAGCATAACTTAGTCGCCCTTCGCGAATCCCGGAGTTGATGGCGTGCACATCCAGTACACTCCCGATGCTCGCGGTTGCCGGTCCATTCAGGAGAAGCAGCTGTTCGTAACCTGCACTCATCAGGCTGCCTACGGCAAGGATGAACAAGATGATGGCCACGTTGCGAATGCCTGGAAGTGTCACGTGCCACATCTGCCTGAAACGGCCTGCACCATCAATCTTGACAGCTTCATAGAGCTGCTGATCGATCCCTGCGATGGCAGCCATAAAGATGATGGAATTCCAGCCAATGTTCTTCCAGATATCCGATCCAACAATCAGTTGATAAAACCACGATGGATTGTTCAGGAACTGGATCGATTCCGCTCCCATGGCACCCATGAAGTCATTGACTGGTCCACCATACGGTGTCAGCAGCCTTTGCATTAGGGTAACTACAACAATCCAGGATACGAAATATGGCAAGTAGGATAATGTCTGAATCGTCTTCTTAAACCGGATCATGCGAATTTCATTTAACAGAAGTGCGAGAATGATGG contains these protein-coding regions:
- a CDS encoding carbohydrate ABC transporter permease; amino-acid sequence: MPIKPSVGSRVFDVLNIMLLTVFAMLTVLPFVYVIAGSFATQKELLLRGFILFPTEFTLDAYKYIFSTPTLVKSLLVTIYITVFGTLINIFLTCLMAYPLARRDMDFRKPILMLIVFTMLFSGGMIPTFLVVKQLGMINTYWSLLIPGAISAFNLIIIRNFFQQLPESLEESAKIDGCNDLSVFFRIVLPLSMPAIATFSLFYAVGHWNTYFSAVLYINDNTKWPIQVLLRQFVILASGGIGDSTAMESDYVSPPEQSIKMAVIVVSTLPILLVYPFLQKHFAKGVLLGSVKG
- a CDS encoding extracellular solute-binding protein, encoding MKKQHRKSLISTGALIASLSLIITACAGNNSNEAQGTGAGGEQGALPLTMMLPTYSAEQMNANSSILALLEEKTNTDLTVSWVPSSSYTDKLSATVASGELPKTFVALEPKASFIINAARSGMFWELGPYLKSYPNLSKMSDVVLSNSSIDNKIYGLYRERDIARFGLMIRQDWLNNLGLEAPKNVDELYEVLKAFATEDPDQNGRQDTVGLAVGMQGNNIAGFKDILVYLGGPNEWELKDGQLIPAHMTSAYMDTLKFYKKLYDEKLINQDFALVQDGRSVMYKGKAGVWIDNMLDGKNIEENIRKVTPDAKIDLINRISGPNGDATRAGTGYLGMYMIPKTSVKTEDELKRILAYFDKVSEKDMQNLLKYGVEGKQYTVENGEYKQNPDPKLRAEMTDSNQFMILQDQVENFGTELEKLSTELFKDNATFAIQNPASPYISNTAIELGNELNKIIQDATVKFIMGTASEADWNQAVEKWLQGGGSNIIEEINADYAKSAKK
- a CDS encoding YqcI/YcgG family protein, giving the protein MSLLYQPSELENDNAPLEAWKKDAYCLFASKMSDREARFPCIPATQAFAMGHLRYGFVSGLDCEPVDRKLADIISEYGRASRSFGEYSSLIVFLELTDQSRSVLEYESVFWQLLSQVSNLDVKPWPEDIPENPENPLWEFCYDDERYFVYCGTPAHISRQSRNFPYFMLAMTPRWVLDQWNAHPKKAAAIGPKIRERLAAYDAVPAHPELKQYGSQGNLEYKQYFLRDDATSPSHCPFLRALQAEKIQE
- a CDS encoding YdeI/OmpD-associated family protein → MEIQNVLSLSSREDLRSWLQTHCRTETSCLVVVSMKPKPGILLYLDVVEECLCFGWIDGIKKKLSDTELAQRLSPRSKNSSWTELNKERVRRLETLGFMSDEGRKVLPNMEGDSFRIAEDIEIRLREDQETYKNFMAFPALYTRVRIDTIQSVKNHPAMFNHRLDKFITHTRDNKIYGQWNDDGRLLNY
- a CDS encoding LysE family translocator, with the protein product MELYIKYVLIGLAIAMPIGAITIEMAKQGLKNGFIHGWAVGLGGMTLDTSLILAMYFGFASILSLPYVQIPLWLVGAGFLAYLGYDSIRNADQDITSADAKVKKSFWKTYRNGLLVAISPGNLIFWVSVFGAVLSDSYRSAGKESFAIAACGVLCGILIHDLGLVTLVSVTRKVMSPRMIHLVSVAAGILLLGFSLYFLYEFVLSLWIYIQ
- a CDS encoding ABC transporter permease, coding for MFPASRAPTLLGRMVRNRWLYFMLLPGLLYFLLFKYWPMYGILIAFKDYQPFLGFWDSPFVGLKHFERLFNDPNFIVLFRNTLVLAMLNILFFFPLPIVIALMLNELRHHLFKRTIQTLVYIPHFMSWVVVVGIAYIFLTTEGGIVNDLLVYFGWEKINFLASNEWFRTIVTAEVIWKETGWGTIIFLAALSGVDPQLYEAARMDGANRLRQLWHITLPAIRSTIIILLILRLGNFLDTGFEQIFLMLNAMNREVGEVFDTYVYSVGISQGQYSFSTAVGLFKSLIGLVLVVVANHLAKRFGEEGIY